In Rutidosis leptorrhynchoides isolate AG116_Rl617_1_P2 chromosome 2, CSIRO_AGI_Rlap_v1, whole genome shotgun sequence, one genomic interval encodes:
- the LOC139892164 gene encoding uncharacterized protein, with amino-acid sequence MAGANTYSDQLFAGLDKTPNFKRGSRYKAYSDLRESKLRSKSMSNSLPPKVSTSPQNQVKASVNRRNGSSVLTQSVPDFSSALRKENRKPSLLPPVAEKSATPPAKGSSRLYEINARLIGSRSSVSSEKRRGGMLTARKSYANMDELKRFTMEAANGINGENRGMKVVGNRGGGGRTTLLGSRQYY; translated from the coding sequence ATGGCCGGAGCAAACACTTATTCCGATCAACTCTTCGCTGGTCTCGATAAAACCCCCAATTTCAAAAGAGGATCCAGATACAAAGCGTACTCCGATTTACGAGAATCAAAACTACGATCAAAATCAATGTCCAATTCATTACCCCCAAAAGTTTCCACCTCACCACAAAATCAAGTCAAAGCATCAGTCAACAGACGAAACGGTTCCTCTGTATTAACTCAATCGGTGCCGGATTTTTCGTCTGCGTTGAGAAAAGAGAATCGGAAACCGTCGTTACTGCCACCGGTGGCTGAAAAATCAGCCACACCACCGGCGAAAGGTTCTTCGAGATTGTACGAAATAAATGCGAGATTGATTGGGAGTAGATCGTCGGTTTCGAGCGAAAAACGACGCGGTGGGATGTTGACAGCGAGGAAAAGTTATGCAAATATGGATGAATTGAAAAGGTTTACAATGGAAGCTGCGAATGGTATTAATGGTGAAAACAGGGGAATGAAGGTTGTTGGAAACAGGGGAGGTGGTGGAAGAACTACTCTCTTGGGGTCTAGacagtattattaa